Proteins encoded in a region of the Scatophagus argus isolate fScaArg1 chromosome 1, fScaArg1.pri, whole genome shotgun sequence genome:
- the dmxl2 gene encoding dmX-like protein 2 isoform X10: MHLHQVLTGAVNPGDCCYSVGSVIDIPFTAYGSGCDVVILASDFECVQIIPGAQNGNIQVGCVECSHQLGRIAASYGNTVCIFEPLSTNPNKRHKQLNYQWQKTGQFFLDAITYNLAWDPQGNRILAATERLQLWAPPPTDALIEEEDGQTIEDKPHPVLNDWNCVWQCKTAASVHIAKWSPDGEYFATVGKDDCLLKVWYPTTGWRSAVVVQDLSDKRPPPVHFSFVYLAHPRSVTGMSWRKTSKFMPKGSVCNVLLTSCEDGVCRLWSETLLPEDSLLGGQISENTQSFSSSLPGLAGNKDKIQHALESIHHLKHLRRGRRRSSALVAHSELLPSQLGTQDTHTHRHIAHHANALCHFHISASINPNTDIPLVLADSAVFNPDDGTGGGGFVVHWLNNKDLSFTSSMELFMLQLRKFSEQQLEQTTEDPLDPEGSPLKFDFDLDEMSDKASSEHGEEGEQGEQGSTKASSPGSSSSMPLPSMLLERKMETLTTEWNKSPDMLFTIHPADGSFLVWHVKYLDEFNQGIFRQVQVSFSSRIPVAFPTGDANSLSKNILMYACTLSDGGNGRAGEQGRMVQRVSHSASASAGLGSPALASPLNPHPGISPAVMMVSKHVDGSLNQWAVTFAERSAFSNVLTVSHKFRYCGHRFHLNDQACHTVLPLLLTSSHHNALLTPPSAPCSLEGEQPPTFPIPKGLSSRKQLRNAATRTFHDPNAIYSELILWRVDHIGPLSCTGGVSELARINSLHTSAFSNVAWLPTLVPSSVLGTYCNSASACFVASDGKNLRLYQAVVDARKLLDELSDPETSKLVGEVFNIVSQQSTARPGCIIELDVITNQCGANTQLLHVFQEDFILGYKPQKEAYTPTFPCGEDYQPAPFSEKFFLVVIEKDLNRNSVLQMWHLHLKSVQACVDEPSPDYSFQSQLMVPNQVVNADSSPETSPIRPLPRSASTANLQSASKLILSSKLVYSKRLDLPHGVEVTRATPSAGHLSSSSIYPVCLAPYLIVTTCSDSRVRFWHCAVECDDGFSEDDQDNRVYRWEPWALMNEEEDNNSAVCVSGRPVAVSCSYTGRLAVAFKKPRQGQGSREDFSMHVSIYECESTGGSEWVLEQTLHLDDFTRPTSTLDPRVSVDSNLFVYSRSDLYMSRDHSSPNIKHYVHLDWLSKEDGSHILTVGVGSNILMYGRISGMVNEQTSSKEGVAVITLPLGGSIKQGIRSRWILLRSVFLLSSVDGTPSLPVSLSWVRDGILVIGMDCEMHVYAQWHQDKKPGEGEDGSLSSADIAGGQSAGSSSVFEGRTRSKSVFEGSAVVDEALRAPAGLQEGGLFEAAHSLSPTLPQYHPTQLLELMDLGKVRRAKAILAHLVKCIAGEVAVVRDVEAGEGGARRHLSRTISVTGSTAKDTIVAGRDGGRDYTEINSIPPLPLYSLMLADLDTSYKGAEEAAKGAKMADVDGAQKSTEDQYSDLFQVPTVTTDDFVNFATDKPEKKSRVINLSQYGPTYFGPEHAQVLSSHLMHSSLPGLTRLEQMFLVALADTVATTSAEVASSTDQQYTGAEALDECGLRYLLAMRLHTCLLTSLPPLYRMQLLHQGLSTCHFAWAFHSEAEEELLNMIPAMQRGDPQWSELRAVGVGWWIRNINTLRKMVEKLGKAAFQRHSDPLDAALFYLAMKKKAVLWGLFRSQHDEKMTQFFKNNFSEDRWRKAALKNAFSLLGKQRFEQSAAFFLLAGSLKDAIEVLMEKMEDLQLAMIVARLYEADFENSSTCQGLLYEKVLGCNRDGSGYHCSRLHPDPFLRSIAYWIMKDYTRALDTLLERIPKEDDENPDVMVKSCNPVVFSFYNYLRTHPLIIRRHFANPEGTATTVGLTAEKSCTDEINLIERKLFFTTANAHFKVGCPVLALEVLSKIPKITKKSGSSPLSKASSKANLSSSQPLENGTQGGTDWSSPAAPANAWGGNDGFGGLDWSQPVVKVDEDELKLDWGDDKEDDEDDDDGLTMKKPEPEIKAEGGSDRGGTKLQRENSLSESEVDVIAEQLKFRACLKILMTELRTLATGFEVDGGKLRFQLYSWLEKEIAAMHKICNYKVEGKEEDSEVERWGERTASVDISDEALDHSEAGAYERHQMERRRLQAKQQHSERRKAWLRKNQALLRVFLSYCSLHGAKGGGVTSVRMELLFLLQESQQELTVKQLQSPLPLPTTLPLLSACIAPTKTVIANPVLHLSNHIHDILHTITHMEAPPHPDFMDDRVNALHTLAASLSACIYQALCDSHSYSSQTEANQFTGMVYQGLLLSERKRLRTESIEEHITPNSAPAQWPGVSSLISLLTSAREEDQPRLSALLCEAVVAVYLSLLIHGLGTHSSNELFRLAAHPLNNRMWAAVFGGGAKVIIKPKRPEAPPVPADFEAARPEESQDTGRPEQSSLTPNPTPIPTETQRPKRPPLPLSRGDGLGTLAPAAKTSSTAGPSKECSEDKAEQPVQTKSQSETKEVAPPQPPAEDVDRYRRRFNMRMLVPGRPVKETPATPPPVPTERPAYREKFIPPELSMWDYFVAKPFLPFSDSNALCDSDESGAEDDEDDDDAFLSDTQMTEHSDPNSYSWALIRLVMVKLAHHNVKNFLPLTGLDFTDLPVTSPLSNAVLKTLENWEQLLLERMNKFDGPPPNYINTYPTDLSAGGGPAILRHKAMLEPDNTPFKTKNHQSFPARRLWHFLVKQEILQETLIRYIFTKKRKQSEVEADLGYPGGKAKIIHKESDIIMAFAINKANSNEIVLASTHDVQEVDVSSLVAVQPYTWIGEDFDKESRSSDDIDHRSSHTNIAQASSVPFAPPQMPVSASMPWLGSGQTSMGASVIMKRNLNNVKRMTSHPIYQYYMTGAQDGSVRMFEWNRPQQLICFRQAGNARVTRLYFNSQGNKCGVADGEGFLSLWQVNQTSSNPKPYLSWQCHTKTCGDFAFITSSSLIATAGQSNDNRNVCLWDTLISPSNTMVHAFPCHENGATVLQYAPKQQLLITGGRKGFVCVFDIRQRQLLHTFQAHDSAIKALALDAFEDFFVTGSAEGNVKVWKLAGHGLMHSFSTEHAKQSIFRNIGAGVMQVETRPSNRIFTCGADGTLKMRVLPDRYSIPSSLVNVL; the protein is encoded by the exons GCCTATGGCTCCGGTTGTGATGTAGTGATCTTGGCTAGTGACTTTGAGTGTGTGCAGATTATCCCGGGAGCTCAGAACGGAAACATACAGGTGGGCTGTGTGGAGTGCTCCCACCAGCTTGGCAGG ATCGCTGCGTCCTACGGAAACACAGTCTGCATCTTTGAACCTCTTTCTACCAACCCAAACAAACGCCACAAG CAGCTTAACTACCAGTGGCAAAAGACTGGGCAGTTCTTCCTTGATGCCATCACCTACAACCTGGCATGGGACCCACAAG GGAACCGTATCCTAGCAGCAACTGAGCGCCTCCAGCTGTGGGCTCCACCACCGACAGATGCCCTGATAGAGGAGGAAGATGGGCAGACGATTGAGGACAAGCCCCACCCTGTCCTCAATGACTGGAACTGTGTTTGGCAGTGCAA gaCTGCTGCATCTGTTCACATTGCCAAGTGGTCTCCTGATGGGGAGTACTTTGCAACAGTTGGAAAG gATGACTGTTTACTTAAGGTGTGGTATCCTACCACGGGCTGGCGCTCTGCTGTGGTGGTCCAGGACCTCTCAGATAAAAGGCCTCCTCCTGTTCACTTCTCGTTTGTTTACTTGGCACATCCTCGCTCAGTCACTGGTATGTCCTGGAGGAAGACCAGCAAGTTCATGCCCAA GGGCTCGGTGTGCAATGTGTTGCTGACATCCTGCGAGGATGGTGTGTGTAGGTTGTGGTCAGAGACCTTGCTGCCGGAAGACAGCCTGCTTGGAGGACAGATCTCTGAGAACACACAATCCTTCAGCTCCAGCCTGCCAGGCCTGGCAGGCAATAAGGACAAGATACAACATGCTTTGGAG TCGATCCACCACCTGAAGCATCTGCGTCGGGGCCGGCGACGGTCTTCTGCTCTGGTGGCACATAGCGAGCTGCTGCCCTCTCAGCTTggcacacaggacacacacactcaccgcCACATCGCTCATCATGCTAATGCCCTGTGTCACTTCCATATCTCAGCCAGTATTAACCCCAACACAG ATATTCCATTAGTGCTGGCTGATTCTGCAGTGTTCAACCCAGATGATGGCACTGGAGGTGGAGGCTTTGTGGTTCACTGGCTCAACAATAAGGACCTCAGCTTCACTTCCTCCATGGAACTTTTTATGCTGCAACTCCGTAAGTTCTCTGAACAGCAACTGGAGCAGACAACTGAGGACCCCCTGGACCCTGAGGGATCCCCTTTGAAGTTTGACTTTG ACCTGGACGAAATGTCTGACAAAGCCTCCTCAGAACACGGTGAAGAGGGTGAGCAGGGGGAACAGGGCAGCACCAAGGCATCCTCCCCGGGATCCAGCTCCAGCATGCCTTTGCCCTCTATGCTGctggagaggaagatggagactCTGACCACAGAGTGGAATAAGAGCCCAGACATGCTGTTCACTATCCATCCTGCTGATGGATCTTTCCTGGTTTGGCATGTGAAGTACTTGGATGAATTCAACCAGGGCATCTTCAGACAGGTGCAG GTGTCCTTCTCCTCCCGCATTCCGGTGGCGTTTCCTACAGGTGATGCCAACTCACTGAGTAAAAACATCCTGATGTATGCCTGCACTTTGAGTGATGGTGGGAATGGAAGGGCAGGGGAGCAGGGAAGGATGGTCCAACGTGTCTCCCACTCTGCTTCGGCATCGGCGGGCTTGGGTTCACCCGCTCTGGCCTCCCCTCTCAACCCTCACCCTGGTATCAGTCCTGCAGTCATGATGGTCTCCAAGCATGTTGATGGATCTCTCAACCAG TGGGCAGTGACATTTGCTGAGCGTTCCGCCTTCTCCAATGTGTTGACCGTGTCTCACAAGTTCCGGTACTGCGGCCACCGCTTTCATCTGAACGACCAAGCCTGCCACACagtgctgccactgctgctgacaTCCTCTCACCATAACGCTCTGCTCACCCCTCCCTCGGCTCCTTGCAGCCTAGAAGGAGAGCAGCCTCCTACCTTCCCCATACCAAAGGGACTTTCCAG CAGGAAGCAGCTTCGTAATGCCGCTACAAGGACCTTCCATGACCCCAACGCCATCTATAGTGAGCTGATCTTGTGGAGGGTGGACCATATTGGACCCCTGTCTTGCACTGGCGGGGTCTCTGAATTAGCACGTATCAACTCTCTTCACACCTCTGCCTTCAGCAATGTTGCTTGGCTGCCTACACTAGTACCCAGCTCTGTACTCG GAACTTACTGTAACAGTGCCAGCGCCTGCTTTGTGGCGTCAGATGGTAAAAACCTGCGTCTCTATCAGGCTGTGGTGGATGCCAGAAAGCTATTGGATGAGCTGTCAGATCCTGAAACGTCT AAACTGGTGGGCGAAGTGTTCAACATTGTCAGCCAGCAGTCCACTGCCAGACCTGGATGTATCATAGAGCTGGATGTCATTACAAACCAG TGTGGCGCCAACACCCAGCTGCTGCATGTCTTCCAAGAGGACTTCATTCTGGGTTACAAGCCCCAGAAGGAAGCATACACACCGACCTTTCCGTGTGGTGAAG ATTATCAACCTGCACCATTCTCTGAGAAGTTCTTCCTGGTGGTGATAGAAAAGGATCTCAACAGGAACTCTGTCCTGCAGATGTGGCACCTGCACCTCAAGTCTGTGCAGGCCTGTGTTG ATGAGCCAAGCCCAGATTATAGCTTCCAAAGCCAGCTAATGGTGCCCAATCAAGTCGTGAATGCCGACTCATCTCCGGAGACCTCTCCTATCAGACCCCTGCCACGGTCAGCCTCAACAGCCAACTTGCAATCAGCGAGCAAACTCATCCTCAGCTCCAAGCTGGTGTACAGCAAGCGGCTCGACCTGCCCCATGGAGTGGAGGTTACAAGGGCCACCCCCTCTGCAG GACATCTGAGTTCCTCCTCTATCTACCCTGTGTGCCTGGCTCCATACCTGATTGTTACTACCTGTTCTGACTCTCGCGTGCGGTTCTGGCACTGTGCCGTGGAGTGTGATGACGGGTTCAGCGAAGATGACCAGGACAACCGGGTGTACCGCTGGGAGCCCTGGGCCCTGATgaatgaggaggaagacaacaacagcgctgtgtgtgtgtcaggacgGCCTGTAGCTGTGTCCTGCTCCTACACCGGCAGGCTGGCAGTGGCCTTTAAAAAGCCACGACAAGGACAG GGTTCTAGAGAGGACTTCTCCATGCATGTGTCCATCTATGAATGTGAGTCAACTGGCGGCTCAGAGTGGGTTCTAGAGCAAACTCTCCACCTGGACGACTTCACCAGACCCACGTCAACCCTGGATCCCAGAGTCAGTGTGGACTCAAACCTCTTTGTCTACAGCAG GTCTGACCTGTACATGAGCAGAGATCATAGCTCTCCCAACATAAAGCACTACGTCCACCTGGACTGGCTGTCAAAGGAGGATGGATCTCACATCCTGACTGTGGGAGTTGGATCCAACATTCTCATGTACGGCCGCATCTCTGGCATGGTCAATGAGCAGACTAGCAGCAAAGAAGGGGTGGCTGTCATCACCCTTCCTCTGGGGGGCAGTATCAAACAGGGGATCCGCTCACGCTGGATCCTGCTTCGGTCCGTGTTTCTCCTGTCCTCGGTGGACGGCACACCGTCTCTGCCAGTCTCcctgtcctgggtgagggacGGCATCCTGGTGATAGGCATGGACTGTGAAATGCATGTGTATGCCCAGTGGCATCAGGACAAGAAGCCTGGTGAGGGAGAGGATGGCAGCTTATCCTCAGCAGACATTGCCGGAGGTCAATCCGCAGGTTCCTCCTCAGTCTTTGAAGGGAGAACCAGGTCTAAGAGTGTGTTTGAAGGGAGTGCAGTCGTGGACGAGGCTCTTCGTGCCCCAGCAGGACTTCAGGAAGGGGGACTGTTTGAGGCAGCTCACTCGCTGTCCCCGACTCTACCCCAGTATCATCCCACCCAGCTGCTGGAACTCATGGACCTGGGCAAGGTCCGCCGGGCTAAG GCCATCCTTGCTCACCTAGTCAAGTGTATTGCTGGGGAAGTTGCTGTGGTGAGGGATGTGGAGGCAGGTGAAGGCGGAGCCAGAAGACACCTGTCCCGGACCATCAGTGTGACTGGCAGCACAGCAAAAGACACCATTGTGGCTGGCCGCGACGGTGGCAGGGACTACACTGAGATCAACTCCATCCCTCCCTTGCCGCTCTATTCCCTCATGTTGGCTGACCTAGACACCTCGTACAAGGGAGCTGAAGAGGCTGCTAAGGGAGCAAAGATGGCCGACGTTGACGGAGCCCAGAAATCCACCGAAGACCAGTATTCTGACCTCTTCCAG GTGCCAACAGTTACCACAGATGACTTTGTGAACTTTGCCACCGACAAACCAGAGAAGAAGTCTCGAGTTATCAACCTCTCTCAATATGGACCTACCTACTTTGGACCAGAGCATGCTCAG GTCTTATCCAGTCACCTCATGCACTCCAGCCTACCAGGACTGACCAGACTTGAGCAGATGTTTTTGGTGGCCTTGGCTGATACTGTTGCAACCACCAGTGCTGAAGTTGCCAGCTCCACTGATCAGCAGTACACAG GCGCTGAGGCTCTCGATGAATGTGGACTGAGGTACCTGCTGGCCATGCGTCTTCATACTTGCCTGCTCACCTCCCTACCCCCCCTCTACCGCATGCAGCTGCTCCACCAGg GCCTGTCAACATGCCACTTTGCATGGGCCTTCCACTCAGAGGCCGAAGAGGAGCTGCTGAACATGATCCCAGCCATGCAGAGAGGTGACCCGCAGTGGTCTGAGCTCAGAGCTGTTGGAGTGGGTTGGTGGATACGCAACATCAACACTCTGCGGAAAATGGTGGAGAAG TTAGGTAAAGCTGCGTTCCAGAGACACAGCGATCCTTTAGATGCTGCTCTGTTTTACTTGGCCATGAAGAAGAAAGCTGTCCTGTGGGGGCTCTTCAG GTCTCAGCATGATGAGAAGATGACTCAGTTCTTCAAGAACAACTTCAGTGAAGACCGTTGGCGGAAGGCAGCTCTGAAAAATGCTTTCTCCCTTCTGGGAAAGCAGCGCTTTGAACAGTCCGCTGCCTTCTTCCTGCTGGCTGGCTCACTCAAAGACGCCATAGAG GTGTTaatggagaagatggaggatCTCCAGTTAGCCATGATAGTAGCAAGGCTGTATGAGGCTGACTTTGAGAATTCATCCACCTGCCAAGGCCTCCTTTATGAGAAGGTCCTGGGTTGTAACAGAGACGGAAGTGGTTACCACTGTTCTAGACTGCACCCTGACCCTTTCCTCCGCAGCATAGCCTACTGGATCATGAAGGATTACACCCGCGCCCTGGACACACTGTTGGAGCGAATCCCCAAAGAGGATGATGAGAACCCTG ATGTGATGGTGAAATCATGCAACCCGGTGGTGTTCAGTTTCTATAACTACCTGAGAACACACCCTCTGATTATCCGTCGCCACTTCGCAAATCCAGAGGGCACAGCAACAACTGTGGGCCTCACTGCTGAGAAGAGCTGCACTGATGAGATCAACCTCATAGAACGCAAACTGTTCTTCACCACTGCCAATGCACACTTCAAG GTGGGCTGTCCAGTTCTGGCTTTGGAAGTACTCTCCAAGATTCCCAAAATTACCAAGAAATCTGGCTCTTCACCTCTCAGCAAAGCTTCATCCAAGGCCAACTTGAGCTCAAGCCAGCCCCTGGAAAACGGCACCCAGGGAGGAACAGACTGGAGCTCTCCTGCAGCCCCCGCTAATGCCTGGGGAGGAAATGATGGCTTCGGTGGCTTGGATTGGAGCCAGCCTGTGGTCAAGGTGGATGAAGATGAGCTGAAGCTTGACTGGGGAGATGACaaggaagatgatgaagatgatgatgacggtCTGACCATGAAGAAACCAGAGCCTGAGATCAAAGCAGAGGGAGGCTCAGACAGAGGTGGCACCAAACTGCAACGAGAAAACTCACTG AGCGAGTCAGAGGTGGACGTCATAGCAGAGCAGCTGAAGTTCCGTGCCTGTCTGAAAATCCTGATGACAGAGCTGCGTACGCTGGCTACCGGCTTTGAGGTGGATGGAGGGAAGCTCCGCTTTCAGCTCTACAGTTGGCTGGAGAAAGAGATTGCAGCCATGCATAAGATCTGCAACTACAAG GTGGAGGGTAAGGAAGAAGATTCAGAGGTGGAGCGCTGGGGAGAGCGGACAGCATCAGTGGACATATCAGATGAGGCCCTGGACCATTCAGAGGCCGGAGCCTACGAGCGTCACCAGATGGAACGACGTCGTCTTCAGGCCAAACAGCAGCACTCCGAGAGGCGCAAGGCGTGGCTGAGGAAGAACCAGGCCCTGCTGAGGGTGTTTCTGTCCTACTGCAGCCTTCATGGAGCCAAGGGAGGAGGAGTCACCTCTGTTCGCATGGAGCTTCTGTTCCTTCTGCAGGAGAGCCAACAG GAACTCACAGTTAAGCAGCTGcagtctcctctgcctctgccaaCTACGCTGCCTCTGCTATCTGCTTGCATTGCCCCCACCAAGACGGTCATAGCTAATCCTGTTCTCCACCTCAGCAACCACATTCATGACATTCtccacaccatcacacacatgGAGGCCCCGCCGCACCCTGACTTCATGGATGATCGG GTAAATGCTCTGCACACACTAGCAGCATCTCTGTCGGCTTGCATCTATCAAGCACTGTGTGACAGCCACAGCTACAG CAGCCAAACAGAGGCCAACCAGTTTACAGGGATGGTTTACCAGGGCCTGTTGCTCAGTGAGAGGAAACGACTCCGCACAGAAAGCATCGAAGAGCACATAACACCCAACTCTGCTCCCGCTCAGTGGCCAG gtgtgtCGTCCCTGATTTCTCTGTTGACGTCTGCCAGAGAGGAGGACCAGCCGAGACTCAGCGCGCTGCTGTGTGAAGCGGTTGTGGCTGTTTATCTCTCGCTGCTTATCCATGGCCTGGGCACTCACAGCAGCAACGAACTCTTTCGTCTGGCAGCACATCCCCTCAACAACCGCATGTGGGCCGCCGTCTTTGGAGGAGGGGCCAAAGTTATTATTAAGCCAAAGAGGCCCGAGGCCCCACCAG TGCCAGCTGATTTTGAGGCGGCCAGGCCAGAGGAGTCTCAGGACACAGGAAGACCTGAGCAGAGCAGCCTCACCCCAAACCCCACTCCCATCCCCACTGAAACCCAGCGCCCCAAACGACCCCCTCTTCCACTTTCTAGGGGAGATGGGTTGGGCACTTTGGCACCAGCAGCTAAGACCAGCT CAACAGCTGGGCCTAGCAAGGAGTGTTCAGAGGACAAGGCTGAACAGCCCGTTCAGACTAAATCTCAATCTGAGACAAAAGAAG TGGCTCCCCCTCAGCCCCCAGCGGAGGATGTGGATCGATACAGACGCAGGTTCAACATGAGGATGCTCGTTCCTGGACGCCCTGTAAAGGAGACACCAGCCACACCACCTCCTGTTCCCACAGAGAGACCAGCATATAGAGAAAAATTCATTCCCCCAGAGCTGAGCATGTGGGACTACTTTGTGGCAAAA CCCTTCCTGCCGTTCTCAGACAGCAATGCCCTGTGTGATTCAGACGAAAGTGGCgcagaggatgatgaggatgatgatgatgccttCCTTTCCGACACACAGATGACGGAGCACTCGGACCCCAACTCCTACAG CTGGGCTCTGATCCGCCTCGTCATGGTGAAACTGGCTCATCACAATGTCAAGAacttcctccctctcactgGTCTTGACTTCACAG ACCTGCCAGTCACCTCCCCTCTAAGCAACGCTGTGCTAAAGACTTTAGAGAACTGGGAACAGCTTCTGCTGGAGCGAATGAACAAGTTTGACGGCCCACCTCCCAACTACATCAACACTTACCCAACCGACCTCAGTGCGGGAGGTGGCCCCGCCATACTGCGACACAAGGCCATGCTGGAGCCAGACAACACACCCTTCAA GACAAAGAACCACCAGTCCTTTCCAGCACGACGTCTTTGGCATTTCCTCGTCAAACAGGAAATTCTTCAGGAGACTTTGATCCGTTACATCTTTACtaagaagaggaagcagagtgAG GTGGAGGCAGATCTGGGCTACCCAGGAGGAAAAGCTAAAATCATTCATAAGGAATCTGATATCATCATGGCATTTGCCATAAATAAG GCTAACTCCAACGAGATAGTGTTGGCCTCCACTCATGATGTCCAGGAGGTGGACGTTTCTAGTCTGGTGGCTGTACAGCCCTACACCTGGATAGGGGAGGACTTTGATAAAGAGTCTCGGAG ctctGACGACATAGACCATCGCTCTTCTCATACCAACATTGCCCAGGCTAGTTCTGTCCCCTTTGCGCCTCCACAGATGCCGGTCTCTGCATCCATGCCTTGGCTCGGCAGTGGACAAACCAGCATGGGAGCCAGTGTG ATTATGAAGAGAAATCTAAATAATGTGAAGAGAATGACATCCCATCCCATCTATCAGTATT acaTGACAGGGGCTCAGGACGGTAGTGTGAGAATGTTTGAATGGAACAGACCTCAGCAGCTCATTTGCTTCAGACAAGCAGGCAACGCAAGAGTCACCCGGCTCTATTTTAACTCCCAAGGCAAtaag TGTGGAGTTGCTGATGGAGAGGGCTTCCTCAGTCTCTGGCAGGTCAACCAGACATCGTCCAACCCCAAGCCCTACCTG AGTTGGCAGTGCCACACTAAGACCTGCGGTGATTTCGCCTTCATCACGTCCTCTAGCCTCATCGCCACAGCCGGACAGTCCAATGACAACAG AAATGTTTGCCTCTGGGACACTCTGATTTCACCTAGCAATACCATGGTCCACG CGTTCCCCTGCCATGAGAACGGGGCCACTGTGCTGCAGTATGCTCctaaacagcagctgctgattACTGGAGGCAGAAAGggctttgtgtgcgtgtttgacATCCGCCAGAGGCAGCTGCTCCACACTTTCCAGGCCCATGACTCAGCCATCAAGGCCCTTGCACTGGATGCCTTTGAGGACTTCTTTGTCACTGGCTCTGCAGAGGGCAACGTGAAG gtGTGGAAGTTAGCCGGCCACGGCCTCATGCACTCTTTTAGCACCGAGCACGCCAAGCAGTCCATCTTCCGCAACATCGGTGCCGGTGTGATGCAGGTGGAGACGCGACCCAGTAATCGCATCTTCACCTGTGGAGCAGATGGTACTCTGAAGATGAGGGTCCTCCCCGACCGCTACAGTATCCCCAGCAGCTTGGTCAACGTCCTGTAA